The Aedes aegypti strain LVP_AGWG chromosome 1, AaegL5.0 Primary Assembly, whole genome shotgun sequence sequence tctggttacctctaaacgttcgcaccattgatcccttccaacacacttcctgcaacgctacgatgccgaatccacggtccttcagcacgtcggcgagtatgcgtgtgctcccgatgaagttgagagatttacagttccacgtaccgagcttccaatcgctagtccctttacgtcgctgtggtcttcgccgattgtcccggttcgtattctctcgttgattattcgttgcttgatttttgtacggctgcacagtgagaaaatcgggctccaaaacgcgactaaatgcaatatctcagctgggtaacggttccaggaaatgattttggccattctagatcgaaaaaaggctgctgaatcgattggtggcggtcccattgaccggagacttcgccctggccacctagagccctggAATCATCCTGAGTTCCTTACAGCAAGTAGAATTAATGAAACTGAAATAAACTGTCATGATTACGTTTTGCTGCGAAGCCTCACACAAAAATATTCTTACATGGGGGATTTTGTGAAATGAATTATTGACCGttatggccattttatggttccggagcaaacccggaacatccgtaaaattggcaatattaaaaaattatattctgatagttcctttgtctcttgtctcACGAGAGATTCTTAAAAGAGTTCCGCTAGAGATCccttaggagttcttccaggaattcttcatggAAGTTTCTataactatcagaacattttttttttttttcaattttacggatgttccgggttaattACGGAACCAAAGTGATCAAACATATCACTTAATCCAATATGTTAGAATACTTAATTTTAATCAACAAGGAACATatgaataatctttttttttttcaatatggaaaattttacatatgttccgggttagttccggaaccataaaatggccgtaatgggcaaacattcagattattaAATACGAATTATAAGAGTACTTCcttctaacaaacaagagacaaaacATTTTGGATCATTTTTAGGAATCAAGTTCCTTGCGGTATGCGATCACCGTATCATATTAGGATGTTATACATTACTTCAATAATTCCGTAGTGGAATGTCTCCAGTATGTTTAAAAAAGGGCCAAAGATTCTCCCGGTGATTCCAGAGGGGGTTTCCGAAAGATTGATTCAAGAAAATCTTCGGTATTCCACTATCAAACTCACATGGGATCTCTGTATTCatattaatttatgaattaatAATTATGAATTATTCTTCTATTTGTTCTTGTGGAATCTTCCATCGAAATACTCCAGGAGTTactaaggaattccttcaggaattcaccAAGAAGTtcgttcatgaattcctccaagcgtttttttaggaatttcttaatgagctcttacaggaattctgacagaagttttttttttaggattcctccaagagttccttcaagaaaatcttccaggagtatcttcaagaattcctccatgagcGTTTTCAGAAAATACTCTAGCagatctttcaggaaatccttcagagtttccttcaaaaactccttcagcaattcctccatgaatttctttgataattcttccaggagttccttcaggaattactccaggaaatcttcaaggattcacttcaggaattccttcaggagttactccaagattttcttccggaattcccccagaaattctttcaggagtttcttcaggaattactccaagagtttctctaggaaaccttttaggaattgctccaggagtatcttagagatatctccaggaattcttcagggatttctccaggaattctgcaGGAAgtgctttcaggaattcctccaggaaattctgcagaaattcttccagaaaattctacagaaattcctccaggattctttTGAGGAGTGCTTTCGGAAAAATACTCCAGgtatatcttcaggaattcctataacaatttcttcataaattacttTTGGAGATCTataaagatttcctccagggttcTTCTTgccccaggagttccttcaggaattttaccaagagttcgttcaagaattactccaagagaatcttcaggaatttctccaggtgttCCTTCTGTAATacctcaagagttccttcagaagtttctacaggaattccttaagaagttctttcaggaattactccaagagtACCTTCAGGAACCtttccaggagtatctccaggaattcatcacggagttccttcagttatacattcaggagttcctccaagaattcctaaaagagTTTCTTCTCAAATtagtccaggagttcctccaggtattcatccaggaattcctccaaatatacttccagaagttccttcaggaatttctccaggaattcatccatgatatcctacaagaatttttccaggagttccttcaggatttactccaggaaataTTTCAGGAAATCTTCGATGATTTACTTCAGGACATCCTACACGTGTTCCATcagggagttccttcaggaattcctccaagacttcctgtaggaaacccttcgggaattcctccggaagtttcctacggattcctccagaaattcttcaggattttttccaggagttctttcaggaattccgtcTGGAGGTTGTTCGGAAGTTCCTGCAGGAGTTcgtccagatattccttcaaattttactccaaatattcctgcaggagttccttcgggaattccttgaaggttattttcaggaattcctcccgtagtagcttcaggaatttctactggagtttcttcaggtatttctcaggaatttctgcaggggttctttcaggaatttttccaggagttcctttaggaattgttctagaagttccttcaggaattcctacaagagttcCACTAGGAAACCCTAATgggattcatccaggagtttcttcaggaattacttcaggagcTCTTTCAGgataatccttcaggaatttctttaagagtgcattcagaaattcctccacgagatttctacagagtttcaggagttccttcaggaattttacgaagagttctttaaggaattcctccaggtgttcctcCGGTAATACgtccaagagttccttaaggaattcctcaaatcaaaaaaaaaaaaatatatatatatatatccttcaggaatttcaagagtcaagagttctttcaggaactcATCCAGTTCCTCGATAAATTtcctcagaagttccttcaggttttttttttttgtagagttccttctggagtgtcctccaggagtatctccaggaattccttcagtaatacctccagaaattctttcaagaatttctctaggagttccttcaggaattcctcctggagttcgttcaggaattcctccaggaggttcttcggaaattcctccaggagttcctccaagtattcttttgaatattactccaaatattcccccaggagttccttcgggaattccttcagagttattttccttcaggatttacttcgggaattactccaggagtcccttaagaaattcctccaggagcttctccagcgattcctccaagCGTTTCACGAGAGATTCTTAAAGGAGTTCCGCTAGAGATCccttaggagttcttccaggaattcttccaggaattcttccttgaatcccttaaaggatttcttcaagttcctccagagatattactttatggatttctccagttgtttttctaggagttccatcagggattctcctgaagtttcttcaggaattattccaggaatacgtccaggagttctttcaaagatttctcttaGCATTCTTTTTGAACTATCAGATTATTTTTCCAATATGGAATATTTACGGTTGTTCCGGGTTTTGTTTAGGAATCATAAAATGaccataatggtcaaacattcatatATTCGACATTCAAGAATACTTAATTAAAACTAACATGGAACATAGAAactatcaaaacatttttttgaattttacggatgttccgggttaattACGGAACCATAAGATGGACAAAGTGATCAAACATTCATATCACTAAATCcaatatgtttgaatttttatatcTAGTTAATGCGTATTTATTGAGGGACCGAAGAACACTTTACTTAGAGTAACTGTGATAGATTTTAGGGTAGAGTTAAAAGCACTTGATTGGTTGGCGTTTGCAATCGAACTGATTTGCGTTTATTCGGTTGTTCACAATTAGACGATTGTTACAGAGAACGATCTTTGACGATCGTATGTACGGTAAAACTAGACACAACAAGAATACTTAATTTTAATCAACAAGGAACATatgaataatcttttttttttcaatatgaaaattttacagatgttccgggttagttccggaaccataaaatggccgtaatggtcaaacattcagattacaaaatacgaattgtaagagtacttctttctaacaaacaagagacaaaggaactatcagaataaattttgtttcagtatttccattttttcggatgttccgggttagttccggaaccataaaatggccgtaatgggcaaacattcagattactaaatacgaattgtaagagtacttttttctaacaaacaagagacaaaggtaCTATcagaatatatatatatttttttaatattgccaattttacggatgttccgggtttgctccggaaccataaaatggccataaCGGTCAATAATTCATTTCACAAAATCCCCCATGTAAGAATATTTTTGTGTGAGGCTTCGCAGCAAAACGTAATCATGACAGTTTATTTCAGTTTCATTAATTCTACTTGCTGTAAGGAACTCAGGATGATTccagggctctaggtggccagggcgatgtctccggtcaatgggaccgccaccaatcgattcagcagccttttttcgatctagaatggccaaaatcatttcctggaaccgttacccagctgagatattgcatttagtcgcgttttggagaccgattttctcactgtgggctggcttgcagggcctgacaccaaccccctagatttccggaggaccattccccctaaatgttcggaggaccatagtgcgcagtttagcttagagtccttctctggcactcggacgatgatcagccgcccctgacatggggaacagacgctgttgtgagccgctcctaacatggagtacagacgctcaaggtttgcagaagcaaaagcaaaagcaaatgtCATTCAAtattagggttcattcacaaatttcataacgccaaaaatggttatttttaacacccacccacccccttgtaacgcttttttttatgaatattttggaaattttgtatgagccgtaatatcacgaggacacccacccacccccttcagatttgtgaatgggcccttaacATCATGATCACATGAACAGTGGAAATTACATTCATCTACTTATAAGCATTTCGAGATAGTATGCTAGATATATCAAATCAGCATAATTGGGTATTGTTCAGTAATCCATGTTTCGTCCCAAATCGATTTGATATTAATATGGTATTGAAAATATTGCTGTTTCATCAACTTCCACTACGACTGATAAAAAgttctgtatgaaaatttaccATGTATTTTTTTAGGCGTTGCAATATCTGACCCAATTATCATTTTAGTGTTTGTAAAATATACATGAGATATTCTACCTCTTTTACAGGGCTCTTTAATACCTTATTGGAAAACATCTGGTACATAATACCATTGTTCTGCTGCAATTTTCTTTTGCTCGGAAGATTAACTGAGATTAAAATCAATCACTTTCATCTGATttatattaaatattaaaacaaagtattgatattttttccccACCCTCAAGTGAAATTGCTCAACTTTTCGAGTCAAAATTTAATTTCCGGACATTCCctggttttccaggtttttccagatagtcAATACCCTAAAATAGTTATATCAGAtcgttttttaagatttttttaaaaaatgaagaaattgaTTGAAACAAATTGGAGGAATTTCGAAGCAATTCCTAAAACAAACCGTGAATGAATTCATTAAGGAAACCACAAGACAACGTTTGGAAGAATAACTGACGATACGCTAGAATAATTACTGGAGATATCGGTGGAAGAAATTATGTACAAATCTATATAGGAAATCCTGGAACAGTATATGTTccctgtgaaaattactggtaatacctagagaaattcctttaaggtgattataaaacgaagctaaACTTTGAATATTCaagggcacaagactggagaatctgacaactgttcgtattgaaaatcgatcaaatttccatcgcagagcgctgtttggttcttaaaacctgtgctcttgaaaattcgaaaccCACCCCCGTTGTTACgatttttgtataaatattttacaaattttgtatgagctgtaacatccgAAGGACACCCAACCACCCCTTTTAGCGTTGGccaaaatctttggaggaatttcagggCGAATTCCTCGAAAAAAATGGTGGGAAATCTCAAGAGGACTTTCTGGAGGGATGTCCAGAGAAAGAAATGCTGAACcatttcctcaaggaatctgagaagtaatttctggaaaattatcGAGTATCTAAAGGTTTCCCcggtttttgttcaaaaaagaGACTCTAACAGACCTTCCAATAAACATAGAGACTGCAGTGACCAAGTCTCTGAAAAGAGACTTGTTACCAGCCCTGTGAAATGAATCAAAAACGCCAATAATAGGACCCAGCTCCCATTCCAACTATCTTACCTACGGTGCATCCCTCCAGGATGATCATCCCGAGTGGTTCCCGGTCGCCCTTGCGCTCGAAATAGAACAGCAGATTGCCCTTGAGCACGAACCACCGCCGTTGCCAACTTTTATTGATCTCGCCCCGCTTGTTGAGCCATCCCTCAAGGTCAACCGGTGGCGTAGTCGCAAACATGCACAGATTCTTCTCGTTGATCTTCATCATTCGCGTTCCGGGATGGCTGGTGGATGATTCACGCACGCACGCACTCACTCGACTCGATGTTGGATCTCCGATCCGGACGTAAACAAACTCCACCCAAGCGCTAGGCAGATGAACTTTACAACCGATATTCCATTTTAATATTAGTTAATACCACTAAATTATATAAACAATGCTAGACCCAGTTGTGGCGCGTTTTGTCAGCAATCTATTTTTGGCTGAAGATCACTTTTTgatgaatgaaaatttaattttattcaattgacTGACATGCCACTGTTGTGAATGTGTCGACTTGTCCTTTCTGATGGCGAACGAATGCGAAATGCGAATCTGATGGGCAGGGTGGccaggtagtttttttttttttttgagttatcGGTACACTGAACAAAATCTTCCGCCtctaattgaatgatttttgcctcatctgagccccatacctattttcagacacattcaggatgattttcatcattgtcaaaatcatctgtttacaaatcaCACTGGATGAAAATCATCCGGCCTTCGGATGACTTTAATCGTTCCAAAAGATGTTTcatattgaatgaaaatcatacACAGATGTAAACAATCGGAACTGGActactttttatattttcaagaaatttaagTAAATGATGTCCAAACAATTATGGTTTTGTGTACTTAATCACATGCATTCATTCAATCACAATGATTATTCAGCTTTTTATTCACTAATATGAAAAGTATTCCCATGCATGCcgcaattttatattttcaggaACAGGTGTCTCCTCAAAGCGTGGTCCGAATTGAATATGTCGTGAATCATTATTAGGCACCAACATCATTGGGTAGATTACGTTGTTGTTCTAGTATTCTTCAAAATACTAAACATATACTAGAAATAGAAGTAAATATTGATAATTATAAACTTACTTGTGAAATAAACGAAGAAATACTGAACACCACGATGCTGAAGCCATATTTGTTCAATGTTTACAAAGATGATTTGACATTTACGATCATTATCTTTCTACATGACAACTCAGAcgataattgaatgatttttgttttggaaCATAGGATAAGATAAAATCACTCAAAAGTTGTATGTTTTCCATTTGTGTCATCTTAATTCAATTATCTAGTTATTACCATACAGATGTGTACTGAAAGTCATCGTAGAAttggatgattgttgttcaTTACTTCGAAGAACATCATACTATTctatattcattcaaaatagaGAATATGCATGTTTGCATCCGAGtgaattacaaatcattcaatttggGACAGGAGCTTTCGTTCAGTGTAGGGTTGataaacaaaattatgtaaGTGCAATGCAAAAATCCAGAATAATTTTAAAGCCATctaattgaatttttttagCTTGAACtttaaatctcgcataactttaTAATCCCGCCCTAAAAGCTATTGCTAATCAAGTGTCTTTTCTATCTTCCAGTGATGATAGTAATGATATTGGTTCATTAATTCGTTATTAGTGTACAATAATGGTTTGTTTAGAATGAAGCACTATTTTAATAGATGCGGTTTAAAAACACCAAAGAAGAAATACAACGGTACTTCCAATAGGAAGTTTATTGACTCAAACCTGTGAATCGATAGCAATCTGCATATAAGCATAAAATTGGTAGATCTGGCCACCCTGCTGATTCCTTGCGAATCAATGCGTCGCGACGCTGCCTGTCATCATCATAATGATCATCATTATTTTATCACGACTGATGTGACGAATGATGACGATAAGATGAAACGTCAGAAAATAAAAGCCGCACAAAAACAGCTGTTCAGTTTGTATCACGCAACAACGATGAGTCTACTGGTGTCGGCTTTCCAGCGCGGTGTCCGCCGTTTGCCAAGATGTGTCAGTGTAATCCACCAGACGTGTCCAGAATCTGCACATCAACCACTTCCCGGTGGCATAACCGTCGAACGCCGGGTTAATCCCATTTTTCGGAGACACCTCAGCTCAATGAACCCGAACGATTTCATTGCGGTTTCCTTGATCGATTCCATCACCTTCGAAGCGGTTTGTTCCGACACGCTGGAGTCCTTATGCGATTATTTCGAGCAGCTGGTTGAAGAGGCAGCCTTCCTAAAATCGGCCGATATCACATATGGGGTAAGTCCAGGTCTACGCGCCATCACCTTGAAACTAAAATTCGTTTCTGCTTGCAGGACGGAGTGCTGACGGTAAACTTTGGGGAGCCTTATGGGACCTACGTTATCAACCGGCAATCGCCAAACCGACAAATTTGGCTgagttccccgaaaagtggccCTAAGCGATACGACTTCATTCCGGACAAATCCAAGGTCAACGAAGGCTTCTGGCTGTACAAACACGACGGAGTTTCACTGCATGAGCTGCTCCAGAAAGAGATTGGGGTGATTGTGCAAAAGGAGGTGGATTTCCTGTCGCTTCCTCACAGTAAACGGTTGGATAATTGAAGGAGTTTTGCGGCAAAATTGTCGCCATTAGCATTAAATAGAGATGTTCTTTAATTTCAGACTCAGCAAAGCTAAAGTACTGATTAAATAATGATTTTTGATAGAAAAGTACCTATTCGAGAtggcttatttttttctgaacgaAACGATTCTAAATTAATGGTAAGGGAGGTCTTAACAAAAAAGCCGCAAAtgataccatgaccccacagttatggatcaaatagtgtggaatCCAAcctgtgaaattcaaaaaacgaCATGGATAACGTAAAATTGTAGTTGAATTCGtgcttttaaggtgaaacatctcggaatccaaagatggccggcaaaatggccgacttgtgcccctgctcacgttttcaaaggcactaaactggaggaATAACTGGCAAaagtttctgatcttcttattttaaactttctgctagtgcataaaaccaaaataaaaagtacactgttgttgaatgctttcttcgcgagatatgtgcctttgaagttttagtgcaatcttagaagttgattccaaactgtttcaccttaaactgcTCAAGGTTCTGTTCTGAGCCCAACACTATACAACATTTTTTCCGCAGACATAGTAAAAATCAACGGAGTCCAGTACTACTTTTTCGCTGATGACACTGGTTTTCTTGCCTCACATCGCGACGCAGGCACAATAATCGACACGCTACAGCATGCTCAGAACTCCATTCAAGAATACCAACAAAAATGGAAAATCGCAAGCCATTTTCTTTACTCGCCGTCGTAGCCCTCGTCATCTtagagacgttccgatacttccgatatatcggaatatcgatattttgctttcgatattcgatattttggtatcgatatttcctattcaatatatcggtggtatcgatatttccttccaATATATCGTAAGCCAATAATTGGATAACAATTGTAGGGTTTTCTcgtaaaacaaatgatttttaaatatttgatagCAGTTAACACACCAATTGTTATATGATGTATGTATCATAAAAGAAAATATTCATGTTCATATCGGTCATAATGCCGGTATTATTGAGGGTTCAAAGAATTGTTTGGGAATCGTAAAAAAACTCAACGTCAGGTACCCAAACTATACACGAATTTTGCGTcattcaaatatatcaaatgatattacgatatatcgatattttgattcaatatatcggtggtatcgatacttcgattcgataattgtatcgaatcaaatatcgatacttcgcaatatcggaacgtccctacatCTACCCCAGAGATACGTTTCTTGCAATGGTGAGGACATTCCATGGTCACCAAATGTTGGTTATCTTGGTATAACCCTGGATCAGAAGTTAAAGTTTGGTTGTCACGTGACCAACTGCCTCCAAAAATGCGATAAGGTTGTCAAAATGCTGTACCCTCTTGTAAAAAAAGCTCCCGTTTGGACCCTGGTATCAAGATCCTGTTATACAAAACCGTTCTCAGGCCAACAGTTGCGTATGGCTCTCTTGCTTGGTACGACTGTGCACAATCACACCGGAAAAAAAttgataggggaacttacgtattctcggcagtctaagccgatgtcgcgcttcttttgtaattttcttggaCATTAGCAGCCAATttacgtgtttgtgtgtttCATCCGTTCGTTGCTCAATcttctatcgattcacaccgacagacctgttgaaatttttctggaaacgtgtttacaacgctgcgaacatctcttgtcagtgtgactattgtcggcagcctcaatctcttcggcaactttcccataagcgctgaaggcgaatctgttcggcagctccaaatcagtcgcattttgaggcgtgttcatttgaattgatgacatctctggaaaaattgtTTGTTCTGTCTCgcaaatctcgtcagcgggaagctgacagagcaaagaatcatctgaatattttcattggtgtgttttgatagataaatactgtgtattaggcgtttgaaatttggttgccgataatagtcgaatggtgccgaagccgtaagtctccctacctAAATTCCTGGACAGCTGTTCGTCATCTGTAAATCCTCGTTTACAAGAGCTGGCCGCATAGATGTGACGTGATAGTATATATGCTATAATATATTTAAGCTTTTCTTTTTTCTGTGTTTTATCTAAGCaatttccaagttttttttgtgCTTTTCCTTCCTTGTCCAAATAGCCTCTTGTCGTTGATTAacacaaaatgtgttttttgtTCTATGTCATTGTTGTACGGAagtccatatctcgatatttaAACTCTAAACACAAATTGTAATAGCTaaggtaaaaataaaaatatttgaaatttgaaaattttaaacacataaaaaaacgCCTTCCACTAATTGCGAGCAGTGATGCTAATGCTCAACGCATCATCTGATGCAGCTCAAATATAAATACTAAATAAGTAATATAGATGAGATCTAGGATAATTTAGGCAATCGCTCAAGCTTCATGGTATTTGTTGGATAGGACGTGTCAGACATAACTCTTTActtgaacagaatcagtcacaagCTGACGAATTGGCACGTATCAAATGAGCAATCATATCTGACCCTACATTTCCTTTGCATATTTGAATTATTCGTttaagaaatttcaacaaactggaaactctatattgaattggttgcgtcATTCTCCGTCCATTGCAAATCAAAATcatttggatgatgccgttgatactacagcgtcctacattatggaagcttttaaaGAGGTTGGCCTTTGTGGTCTATAAATACtagagaaaatttccagaaaattcctgagagaatttttataaattattggaaacatttctgaaaaaaatccggtGGGTATTTCTATAAGGAAGTTAAAAGTAATCTCTGACGATACTTCTGCTGAAATTCCTGATGCATTCCTACAAAGATCTCTGAATCATTTGTTTGGATCTCTAGAAAATCTTGGTAGATTTTCTAGATAAACTGTTGtctttataacattttaaaaaatggtTTAGCATTGCCTACAATGTTTTATTTAAGTATATTCAAGTATTTTAGGTAAGAATCCAGTTTTATTAACATCTGTAATGTTGCTATGATTTGTGGTACCGAAGACGGATGCAGAAGTTGACAGCTAACAGCATTGAGGGCATTACCTTTTAGACAACGCTGTAGccgcatcaaattttcagcatcaGTGTAGCCACACATTTCGGTTGAGGTGGTGTAACTACTATAAAACAAAGGCCAATCCACTGGATTACCATCGAAAATGGGGAGATCCTTCGGTACCACGTGACGAGCAGTGAGTTGCTGCGCATTTGGCCCTATGTGGACCACTGCAGGCACGGAAGAAGAAGTTGTTGCTTGTTTCGACATAACCGGATTTGAACAACTTGAAACAAACGTGATAGGCGGACAAAAAGCGAACTTGAAATCTGTGGACAACCAAGCGAACTAGTGGTTGATATGGAACCCGGGTAGGTCGATTTATGCTTATATTAGATACAGCAGAGGCATTCGGCCTCGAATGATGTTCCGAATGTTCCTAATCAACCGGTTGAGTTGGATTGAAAGGGAAGGAAACTTGGATTGGATTTAACATACCTTCACGTGCCGCATTAGTAGCAAACCTGTTTGTCTGACCTGCACACTTTTCCACCATTGTTGAACCAATAGATTGGCGACTGTACGGCAGCATATTCCGACGACGACGGACATCTTCGTCGGCTGGTTGCTCCGCTGACTGTAGACGTAGTCGATCTTACTCACACTGCAGCTCTCGCATCTTCTGTTCGAGTTCATTGGCACGAGTTCTGGAGTCCCACGATATTTTAGGTGATGCTCTAGCCATTTCCATTTGCTTGGATTTGGGCGGTGATATCACATTGAGGGAATGAACGGGAACGTGTGACGGAGAACAATGAATCCTCTTCCAAATGATCAAAAGGATCGCATACCGAACTCTGCGTTACAAACATCTCAGTCGGATTCGCAGCTGCGACACGGAAGTTAACGGTTGATCGATGCCGAGCGGTTGAAGAGACGTCGAAGTAGGATTCAATGTAACTTTAGCGCATACCGGTTCCTAGATTTAGATGCATGATCCACAGCTTCCTGCATCAACTTCTCCTGTGCATTTTGCTCCTCCGCTAAGCGTTGCATCTGCAACTGGATGTTCGCTAAACGTTACGTGAGATGAACGGGACGAATTAATTTTTGCTGCGTTGTTTTGTTCTTTCACACAGTGGTAGCAACTGAAAGTGCGATCCTTGATTCCCTCATCAACTTTCGCGCAAGAAAAATGATACCATCTCTCACA is a genomic window containing:
- the LOC5576595 gene encoding frataxin homolog, mitochondrial; amino-acid sequence: MSLLVSAFQRGVRRLPRCVSVIHQTCPESAHQPLPGGITVERRVNPIFRRHLSSMNPNDFIAVSLIDSITFEAVCSDTLESLCDYFEQLVEEAAFLKSADITYGDGVLTVNFGEPYGTYVINRQSPNRQIWLSSPKSGPKRYDFIPDKSKVNEGFWLYKHDGVSLHELLQKEIGVIVQKEVDFLSLPHSKRLDN